A part of Diachasmimorpha longicaudata isolate KC_UGA_2023 chromosome 11, iyDiaLong2, whole genome shotgun sequence genomic DNA contains:
- the LOC135167244 gene encoding F-actin-monooxygenase Mical isoform X4, with the protein MDHGHQGGRKQLAVSPEVAMANEVFDQFCNATTLKSILGHFRHLCDLLNMRSNTFPQFYPKFKSKLRSWKAQALWKKFDQRANHKCYNRGKACPNTRVLIIGGGPCGLRAAIEAQLLGAKVVVIEKRDRMSRNNVLHLWPFVIQDLRGLGAKKFFGKFCAGSIDHISIRQLQCILLKVALILGVEFHEGVSFESLVPPPEAQEEGKIGWRTKTTPSDHPVSQYEFDVLIGADGKRNTLEGFKRKEFRGKLAIAITANFINKRTEAEARVEEISGVAFIFNQKFFKELYQDTGIDLENIVYYKDDTHYFVMTAKKHSLIDKGVILQDHADTAKLLAKENVDRDALMLYAREAADFSTQYQMVDMEFAVNHYGQPDVAMFDFTSMYAAENASRVIERHGHRLLMTLVGDSLLEPFWPTGSGCARGFLSSLDACWAIKSWSAQHSPLEVLAERESIYRLLGQTTPENLNRDYAAYTLDPHTRYPNLNPRSVSTVQVRGLLETDDPESLKQPPVQPSVELPKKRRRRDTQIHPDTLLHWLQKQVVLYDAVQITDMTSSFKDGLAICAIIHRYRPDLIDFYSLKSEEVEKNNQLAFDVLEKELGIAPIMNGEEMAHCDVPDKLPMFSYLTQLYEAFHGEIPHIKHPKLEPEADERPLYDKQLAQLTSEQKVHLIGRLAKHETAGRARHSRSSRHNNENVQAMGDKKTDGSLGRRSRKRRSNEKMGASVEERQKRLEDIANNRIERMKRRQFLRKMATQQFYKSLQMLQANAKREKDDGPFEDYSIYLYRQTAADFKDRVKELEQKILYPDREPKMALQYKGNMDEDFSGRIKNMEDKLRGATPTDKKPRDLLRAIGKIEKTDWNVKEIEKKIEENKMSRGARQDRERVPKWSREQFLARQIKMEKKGKDPNEPESKYTEIDNTLKSMDRKIKDGNVLGHNKVSAMAEQFANKNQDNEPKVQRSNSKAAIVLPTQGGSETCHFCDKRVYLMERLTTEGKFFHRGCFRCEYCSTSLRIGNHTFDREKNGGRFYCTQHFGLPGTMKTRLDKKKVPLLNKENIPDSSGKIKTTPEKSQTLKPPLDGVAGLDLLDRGQTPERIEFENLAEMSDAEEAHSQMDEDEWTDRNFGASAAEMGSSDDISDMSDSDDDNEIYEEAIDQPLTTEGTIELAKNWTLRYSTNPHGSGANSDTGSNEYEDSSDDYTSEDEESGTATEDEDEARARELRKQEVWVKVPPRESDDTETGSETEVASDESSSEECQENSATEISTDSEFEHDGTTPTQHEIPEITINDCFVRKTRGQYVEPKKVQVKSRMISPVNGNVKNEEPNSPINKTNMENLSKTVIRPTTLSPMPLINPRKGDYLLNRTHSTEGIASKLSLELKKKYLLGGSVLGGSVMKSGSTSNVDTKLRNFTDSISQHQKLLNPAPVPSPTMQAFLQGTNKLHSTSNIPLSPISTKPKQLISSVEKPKDPELPPTPLPDLLKETNIMKSKTDPNILRTRILSYSKNPEGKIDEAKIEDEKDKILEKILDDLQSPEVNEENGDCRPRSPLHETSIVVPQVDWSKTAKDKNDDSTDDSEMDSDSLSSSETDVNEEDKKELIRGKLSPPRLQIHSTDGDLLLDEEIERYREPEDAMNFEPDSIECILNVREEEKSEHSDSIKSDPWARPREDDNKTPTVEIEAINNNLKRLDLTETNQQVSNCSSPSSVASSISKHDDSFENDLTTAALTETEFSEWARDGDGLVSADLKDTEFDMSLASKKPKYKFNYEGTARIAKEEDLTDIEQWSENYSKKIERAFNFPCNDTSKLLANGEDIDYMDTDNESLLDSLRDTANIPVTKNRGYVEFVNVSDIPRDELNQKLNDAPIARAEVEPESISDDEKYQYNKYDNVIEINPVTMDDIKDRLTSTKSVDNTPREPVIEAVNREMIQSMDEDSLLVIEQTEDTTTSELTTIKASPVCPLPPMQPEMKVEPSKSDTTDINHPDYLEYVKRLQSRIAEFSNVKDSIDVRKSKRKNSKNALPDRSAEMIAEEIKNQESLNTSYNSPATSRKLEELTRERSKQKNLIQDLLMDKIEAHKQKSAEKKAKRAARTASCNSGIQLFPAKCSTPPAVPGAHFPLATPIRTFAEAKKSLDAPASVETKQFSEIKTLPSIEVRNDPFKTPVAPPRLKHEEARRTAEKAKQEARARARLKSDEDLGLSPEDKIKLLRMKVPRRQLSMEDRPRTAEETTPEAKTRHYSFTFHKTGGKLQPSKSTDNMKAFAKKMTLDLVPASSAKSMDELAHAKRVEVKPDNDNVVMRRDKKKPKDPERRKSIIQAVSDFFKKKEASPSPTSHKDKGSVFRLTSKAKDKAKLYRSYSEGFDLDKLDRKSDTRPKSACEGMLIEHYMLEASPPVPPPPRNYSLSATHISDDSLSDEDSKTAALTSQMQRNTLVDGSCSSISRRVKNSKKLVRQKRLRMAQEIQRKLEETEVKQRDLESRGVIVEKALNGEGECSGREETDLLREFFDLMRERTELRRYEKELLVRAQEVQLEDRHERLEQELRERLADDDKNKTNDDVKKEGEILTEMLEIVAKRDSLIALLEDERQRGIVRHGFAL; encoded by the exons ATGGATCATGGTCATCAGGGGGGCAGAAAGCAACTCGCTGTATCGCCGGAAGTTGCTATGGCAAATGAGGTCTTTGATCAATTCTGCAATGCCACAACACTCAAGTCCATACTTGGACACTTTCGACATCTTTGTGATCTACTTAATATGCGCTCCAATACTTTCCCTCagttttatccaaaatttaaaTCGAAATTGAGATCGTGGAAGGCACAGGCATTGTGGAAAAAATTTGATCAACGGGCCAATCACAAGTGTTATAATCGAGGAAAAGCATGCCCGAATACACGA GTGCTAATAATTGGTGGTGGTCCGTGCGGTTTACGTGCAGCCATCGAGGCTCAACTGCTCGGGGCTAAAGTCGTGGTCATCGAGAAGCGTGACAGAATGTCCAGAAACAATGTCCTCCACCTCTGGCCATTTGTCATTCAAGATCTTCGCGGTTTAGGGgcgaaaaaattctttggaaaattctgcGCCGGTTCCATTGATCACATAAGTATTCGTCAGCTTCAGTGCATCCTCTTGAAAGTCGCCCTAATTCTGGGTGTTGAATTTCACGAGGGTGTGAGTTTTGAATCCCTTGTGCCACCCCCAGAGGCACAGGAGGAGGGAAAAATCGGTTGGCGGACAAAAACAACACCATCGGATCATCCAGTATCACAATATGAATTCGACGTGCTAATAGGTGCTGATGGCAAAAGAAATACTCTAGAGGGTTTCAAACGCAAGGAATTTCGTGGTAAATTAGCAATAGCCATAACAgctaattttataaataaacgtACAGAGGCGGAGGCACGAGTGGAGGAGATAAGTGGTGTTGCATTTAtcttcaatcaaaaatttttcaaggaaTTGTACCAAGATACAGGAATTGACCTTGAGAATATAGTGTACTATAAAGATGACACGCATTATTTTGTGATGACAGCTAAAAAGCACAGCCTGATAGACAAGGGCGTTATACTTCAAGATCACGCTGACACAGCTAAATTATTGGCTAAAGAGAATGTAGATCGCGATGCCTTGATGCTTTACGCAAGAGAGGCAGCTGATTTCTCCACTCAGTACCAAATGGTAGACATGGAGTTTGCTGTCAATCATTATGGCCAACCGGACGTTGCGATGTTTGATTTTACATCTATGTATGCTGCTGAGAATGCAAGTAGAGTGATAGAGAGACACGGACACAGACTACTCATGACTCTTGTTGGTGATAGTTTGCTTGAGCCATTTTGGCCAACGGGTTCGGGCTGTGCCAGGGGTTTTCTCAGCTCTCTGGACGCCTGTTGGGCCATTAAAAGCTGGAGTGCCCAGCACTCGCCCCTTGAGGTTCTCGCTGAGCGTGAATCCATCTACAGATTACTGGGACAAACAACCCCAGAGAACTTGAATCGTGATTACGCTGCTTACACTCTCGATCCTCATACCAGGTACCCCAACCTGAATCCCAGATCTGTTTCTACGGTGCAGGTAAGAGGGCTCCTGGAGACTGATGATCCTGAAAGCCTCAAACAGCCACCAGTACAGCCGAGTGTCGAACTGCCGAAAAAACGACGTCGTCGTGATACGCAAATTCATCCTGATACGCTACTCCACTGGCTCCAGAAACAGGTGGTACTTTATGACGCTGTGCAAATAACTGATATGACATCGTCATTCAAAGATGGACTGGCCATATGTGCAATCATTCATCGATATCGACCggatttgattgatttttattcgcTAAAATCCGAGGAAGTTGAGAAGAATAATCAACTGGCTTTTGATGTACTCGAGAAGGAGCTTGGTATTGCACCG ATAATGAACGGTGAAGAAATGGCCCACTGCGATGTACCCGATAAACTACCTATGTTTTCCTACCTCACGCAATTGTACGAGGCCTTCCATGGTGAAATACCTCACATTAAGCATCCGAAATTG GAGCCAGAGGCGGATGAGAGACCGTTGTATGATAAACAATTGGCACAACTCACGAGTGAACAGAAGGTTCACTTGATCGGGCGTTTGGCTAAACACGAGACAGCGGGTAGAGCAAGACACTCGCGATCATCGAGGCACAATAATGAGAATGTCCAGGCCATGGGGGATAAGAAGACTGATGGAAGCCTTGGGAGGAGATCCAGAAAGCGAAggagtaatgaaaaaatgggaGCAAGTGTC GAGGAAAGGCAAAAACGACTCGAGGACATTGCGAACAATCGCATTGAAAGAATGAAGAGAAGacaatttttacgaaaaatgGCGACCCAGCAGTTTTATAAGAGTTTACAGATGCTACAGGCTAATGCTAAACGTGAAAAAGACGATGGCCCATTTGAAGattattcaatatatttatatcGTCAAACAGCCGCTGATTTCAAGGATCGGGTTAAAGAATTAGagcagaaaatactttatccA GATAGGGAGCCAAAAATGGCTCTGCAGTACAAGGGCAACATGGACGAGGATTTCTCGGgaaggataaaaaatatggaggacAAATTACGTGGGGCAACGCCTACGGACAAGAAACCGCGAGATCTTCTACGGGCGATTG gaaaaattgaaaaaaccgaTTGGAACGTGAAGgagattgagaaaaaaattgaagagaataaaatgagTAGAGGAGCTCGGCAGGACCGAGAGCGTGTACCAAAGTGGAGCAGAGAGCAATTTCTAGCGcgtcaaataaaaatggagaagAAAGGAAAGGATCCAAACGAGCCAGAGAGTAAATACACGGAAATCGACAATACCCTGAAGTCTATGGACCGAAAGATCAAAGATGGAAATGTTCTCGGGCACAATAAAGTATCAGCAATGGCTGAACAATTTGCAAATAAGAATCAGGACAATGAACCCAAGGTCCAAAGATCAAATTCAAAAGCAGCAATCGTTCTGCCAACCCAAGGGGGTTCTGAAACATGCCATTTTTGTGATAAGAGGGTATATCTCATGGAAAGACTCACCACTGAGGGGAAATTCTTCCATCGCGGTTGCTTCCGGTGTGAATACTGTTCGACATCGCTTCGTATCGGCAATCACACATTCGATAGGGAGAAAAATGGTGGGCGGTTCTATTGTACTCAACACTTTGGTCTGCCTGGAACAATGAAGACTCGGTTGGATAAGAAAAAAGTGCCACTGCTCAACAAGGAGAACATACCAGACTCATCGGGGAAAATTAAAACAACCCCCGAAAAG AGTCAGACATTAAAGCCGCCATTGGACGGTGTAGCTGGTTTGGATCTACTGGATCGTGGTCAAACACCCGAgagaattgaatttgaaaatctCGCGGAAATGTCGGACGCCGAGGAGGCCCACAGTCAAATGGATGAGGATGAATGGACAGATCGGAATTTCGGTGCGTCAGCAGCAGAAATGGGCTCAAGCGATGATATATCTGACATGAG tgattcagATGATGATAATGAGATCTACGAGGAGGCCATTGATCAGCCACTGACGACCGAGGGCACCATTGAATTGGCTAAAAATTGGACCCTGAGGTATTCAACAAATCCCCATGGATCTGGTGCTAATTCAGACACTGGTAGCAACGAGTATGAGGACTCCAGTGACGATTACACTAGCGAGg ACGAAGAAAGTGGCACGGCAACCGAAGACGAGGATGAGGCGAGGGCCCGCGAGCTGAGAAAACAGGAGGTCTGGGTGAAGGTACCACCGAGGGAGTCCGATGACACTGAGACGGGATCCGAAACAGAG GTCGCCTCGGATGAGTCATCAAGTGAGGAGTGTCAGGAGAATTCGGCGACTGAAATCTCCACAGATTCCGAATTTGAGCATGACGGTACAACGCCAACGCAGCACGAGATACCTGAGATAACAATAAACGACTGTTTCGTGAGAAAAACTCGTGGTCAGTATGTTGAACCAAAGAAAGTGCAAGTGAAGAGCCGAATGATATCGCCAGTCAATGGAAACGTCAAGAACGAGGAGCCTAACAGTcccataaataaaacaaacatGGAAAACCTGAGTAAAACTGTTATTCGGCCAACAACCCTGAGTCCAATGCCTCTGATAAATCCGAGAAAAGGGGACTACTTGTTGAATCGAACTCATTCCACTGAGGGTATTGCCTCCAAGCTCTCCCTGGAGCTCAAGAAGAAGTATTTGCTGGGTGGCTCAGTCCTTGGAGGGAGCGTCATGAAGTCAGGATCGACATCAAACGTCGATacaaaattacgaaacttcACAGACTCAATATCTCAACATCAGAAGCTCTTAAATCCTGCACCAGTTCCTAGTCCCACGATGCAAGCCTTTCTCCAGGGGACAAATAAATTGCACTCGACCTCCAACATTCCCCTCTCCCCCATCTCCACAAAACCAAAGCAATTAATTTCGTCCGTAGAGAAACCAAAAGACCCCGAACTACCGCCGACTCCGCTCCCTGATTTACTCAAGGAGACAAACATCATGAAGTCTAAGACAGATCCCAACATCCTTCGAACTCGAATCCTATCCTACTCCAAAAATCCTGAAGGCAAAATAGATGAAGCTAAAATAGAAGATGAAAAAGATAAGATTCTGGAGAAAATTCTCGACGATCTACAATCACCAGAAGTAAACGAGGAGAACGGAGATTGTCGTCCGAGAAGTCCCCTACATGAAACGTCTATTGTCGTCCCCCAAGTGGATTGGTCCAAAACAGCTAAAGATAAAAATGATGACAGCACTGATGACTCTGAAATGGATTCAGATTCATTATCTTCAAGTGAAACTGACGTTAACGAAGAGGACAAAAAAGAACTTATTCGAGGCAAACTGTCACCTCCGAGGCTGCAAATACACAGCACAGATGGAGACCTCCTCCTGGATGAGGAGATAGAGAGGTACAGAGAGCCCGAGGATGCAATGAACTTTGAGCCGGACTCAATCGAGTGCATCCTAAATGTCCGAGAAGAAGAGAAATCAGAACACAGTGACTCAATCAAGTCAGACCCCTGGGCAAGACCTCGAGAGGATGATAATAAAACTCCCACTGTTGAAATTGAGGCAATTAACAACAATTTAAAACGGTTAGACCTCACAGAGACGAATCAACAGGTCAGCAACTGCAGCAGTCCCAGTTCAGTTGCCTCGAGTATCTCGAAGCACGACGATTCCTTCGAAAATGATCTGACAACAGCGGCCTTAACCGAAACTGAATTTTCAGAGTGGGCTAGGGACGGTGATGGCCTTGTTTCAGCTGATCTGAAGGACACAGAATTCGACATGAGTTTAGCATCGAAAAAGCCgaaatataaattcaattatgaAGGAACTGCGAGGATCGCTAAAGAGGAGGATCTCACTGACATCGAGCAGTGGTCGGAGAATTATTCTAAAAAGATCGAGAGAGCCTTCAACTTTCCCTGCAATGATACGTCGAAGCTCCTCGCTAACGGCGAAGACATCGATTACATGGATACCGATAATGAGTCGTTGTTAGATAGTCTCAGAGATACAGCAAACATTCCAGTGACGAAAAATCGTGGATACGTGGAATTCGTTAACGTCTCAGACATCCCGAGAGACGAACTAAATCAAAAACTGAATGATGCACCGATCGCCAGGGCTGAGGTTGAACCAGAATCAATATCAGATGACGAAAAATACCAGTACAATAAATACGATAACGTTATTGAGATCAATCCAGTGACGATGGATGACATCAAAGACAGACTGACGAGTACGAAATCAGTGGATAACACCCCGAGGGAGCCTGTCATCGAGGCTGTAAATCGAGAAATGATTCAGTCAATGGATGAAGACAGTCTCCTTGTGATTGAGCAAACAGAGGACACCACGACGAGTGAACTGACGACAATAAAAGCTAGTCCAGTCTGTCCCCTACCACCAATGCAACCTGAAATGAAAGTAGAACCGTCCAAGTCTGATACAACAGATATAAATCATCCAGATTATCTGGAATACGTCAAACGTCTGCAGTCACGAATCGCTGAGTTCTCAAATGTGAAAGACTCCATCGACGTCAGAAAATCTAAACGTAAGAACTCCAAGAACGCACTGCCAGATCGTTCAgctgagatgattgccgaggaAATAAAGAATCAAGAGTCATTAAATACAAGTTATAACTCGCCAGCTACCTCCAGAAAACTCGAAGAGTTAACTCGTGAACGATCGAAGCAGAAGAATCTCATTCAGGATCTTCTGATGGATAAAATCGAGGCGCATAAGCAGAAATCAGCTGAGAAGAAGGCGAAAAGAGCAGCGAGAACAGCTTCCTGCAATTCAGGTATTCAACTATTCCCAGCAAAATGCAGTACTCCTCCTGCAGTGCCTGGTGCACATTTTCCACTTGCCACGCCAATTCGCACATTTGCCGAAGCTAAAAAGTCCCTCGATGCACCAGCCTCAGTAGAGACTAAACAATTTAGTGAGATTAAAACACTGCCAAGTATTGAGGTGAGAAATGATCCTTTCAAGACACCAGTAGCACCACCGAGACTGAAGCACGAGGAGGCAAGGAGAACTGCTGAAAAAGCTAAACAGGAGGCGAGGGCGAGGGCGAGATTGAAGAGTGACGAGGATTTGGGTCTCAGTCCTGAGGATAAGATTAAACTTTTGAGAATGAAAGTCCCGAGGAGGCAGTTGTCCATGGAGGATCGTCCAAGGACTGCGGAGGAGACAACGCCAGAAGCCAAAACACGTCACTATAGTTTTACGTTTCATAAAACTGGGGGAAAACTTCAGCCTAGCAAGAGCACGGATAATATGAAGGCTTTTGCGAAGAAAATGACACTCGATTTGGTGCCTGCATCTAGTGCTAAGTCCATGGATGAACTTGCTCATGCTAAGAGGGTGGAGGTCAAGCCTGACAATGATAATGTCGTGATGAGGCGGGATAAGAAGAAGCCCAAGGATCCTGAGAGGAGGAAGAGCATCATTCAGGCTGTCTCggatttcttcaaaaaaaaggaAGCCAGTCCTTCACCCACTAGCCACAAGGACAAGGGTTCTGTGTTCAGGCTGACTTCCAAGGCAAAAGATAAAGCTAAG TTGTATAGGTCTTACTCGGAAGGGTTCGAT CTCGATAAACTCGATCGAAAATCCGACACAAGACCGAAAAGTGCCTGCGAAGGAATGCTGATCGAGCATTACATGCTCGAGGCGTCACCTCCTGTACCGCCTCCACCACGCAACTACTCCTTGTCCGCAACTCACATTTCGGACGACAGTTTATCAGACGAGGATTCAAAAACTGCAGCTTTGACGTCTCAGATGCAGAGGAACACCCTGGTAGATGGATCCTGCAGCAGTATTTCCCGTAGAGTAAagaattcaaagaaattaGTAAGACAGAAGAGATTGAGAATGGCACAAGAGATTCAGAGAAAGCTGGAGGAGACTGAGGTGAAGCAGAGAGATCTGGAGAGTCGAGGAGTCATCGTTGAGAAAGCATTGAACGGGGAAGgag AATGTTCCGGTCGAGAGGAGACCGATCTCCTCCGTGAATTCTTCGACCTAATGAGAGAGCGCACAGAATTACGAAGATACGAGAAAGAACTGTTGGTTCGTGCCCAAGAGGTGCAGCTGGAAGATCGTCACGAAAGATTGGAGCAAGAATTACGAGAGAGATTGGCTGATGATG ATAAGAATAAAACTAATGACGACGTGAagaaagagggagaaataTTGACCGAAATGTTGGAAATTGTGGCAAAACGTGACTCCCTTATAGCCCTGCTGGAGGACGAACGACAAAG AGGAATTGTACGGCACGGCTTCGCTTTGTAA